From Desmospora profundinema, a single genomic window includes:
- a CDS encoding D-alanine--D-alanine ligase yields the protein MDKKIRVAVLYGGKSGEHEVSLQSAASVIEAMDPAEYDVVPVLIDKEGRWETGNRALPALEGKVNPKLLETIRERTPQLQLPEAVSRSLPAISLDEVDVVFPVLHGTYGEDGTIQGLLEIADIPYVGAGVMASAVGMDKVMMKKVFAQEGLPQGDFDFFLRRRLENDMDGVVADIEGRFDYPVFIKPANLGSSVGISKARQADELKKALLLAAQYDRKVIVEEFIDAREVEVAVLGNEEPEASDPGEIVSSNDFYDYKAKYVDGKSVMRIPAELSDEMREAIRQLAIRAYRAIDCTGLARVDFFVKNEDGTVLINEINTMPGFTPYSMYANLWKHSGLSYSDLVNRLVQLALDRYQDKKKTRTQFDVE from the coding sequence ATGGACAAAAAAATACGCGTGGCGGTTCTGTATGGGGGGAAATCCGGAGAACATGAGGTTTCCTTACAGTCTGCCGCTTCGGTGATCGAAGCGATGGATCCGGCTGAGTACGACGTCGTTCCGGTTTTGATTGACAAGGAAGGCCGATGGGAAACGGGGAACCGTGCCCTGCCCGCTTTAGAGGGGAAAGTGAATCCAAAGCTGTTGGAAACGATAAGGGAAAGGACCCCGCAACTCCAATTGCCGGAGGCCGTTTCCCGTTCCCTGCCGGCCATCAGCCTTGATGAGGTGGATGTGGTTTTTCCCGTTCTCCATGGAACCTATGGAGAGGATGGTACGATTCAAGGTTTATTGGAAATCGCGGATATTCCTTATGTGGGCGCAGGTGTGATGGCATCTGCGGTCGGCATGGACAAAGTGATGATGAAGAAGGTGTTTGCTCAGGAAGGGTTGCCCCAGGGGGATTTCGACTTTTTCCTTCGCCGTCGTCTGGAAAATGATATGGACGGGGTAGTGGCGGATATCGAAGGACGATTTGATTATCCTGTCTTCATTAAGCCGGCCAATCTGGGTTCCAGCGTGGGAATTTCCAAGGCCCGACAAGCGGATGAATTGAAAAAAGCGCTTCTATTGGCTGCCCAATATGATCGGAAAGTGATCGTGGAGGAATTTATTGATGCCAGGGAAGTGGAAGTGGCCGTGTTGGGCAATGAAGAGCCGGAAGCCTCGGATCCGGGTGAAATCGTCTCTTCCAACGATTTTTATGACTACAAGGCCAAGTACGTCGATGGAAAGTCGGTGATGCGGATTCCGGCGGAACTTTCCGATGAGATGCGGGAAGCGATTCGCCAACTGGCGATCCGTGCCTATCGGGCCATTGATTGCACCGGGCTGGCGCGAGTGGACTTTTTTGTGAAAAATGAAGACGGTACGGTGTTAATCAATGAAATCAACACGATGCCCGGCTTTACGCCTTACAGTATGTACGCCAACCTGTGGAAGCATTCCGGTCTTTCTTATTCTGATCTGGTCAATCGGTTGGTGCAACTGGCATTGGATCGCTACCAAGACAAAAAAAAGACCCGTACGCAATTTGACGTCGAGTAG
- a CDS encoding response regulator transcription factor: MPIQVLLVDDHAVLRDGLSNIISLEQDMEVVGQANSGAKALEMVDELDPQVILMDINMPGMSGVEAIRRIRAKNQKVAVLVLTMFDRDEYLYESIRAGATGYLLKDAPSSDVIEAIRSAAKGESILHPVMARKLLDNISGEKKADRGSGDDSLTPRELDVLQLMVKGLSNKEIAEQLFISDKTVKIHVSNILKKLRVKSRSQAIIYAIQHELVLLD; this comes from the coding sequence ATGCCCATTCAAGTACTTTTGGTGGATGATCACGCCGTACTGCGTGACGGATTGTCCAATATCATCAGTCTCGAGCAGGATATGGAAGTTGTCGGGCAGGCGAACAGTGGCGCAAAAGCGTTGGAGATGGTGGATGAACTGGACCCCCAGGTGATCTTGATGGATATTAACATGCCCGGGATGAGCGGGGTGGAGGCGATTCGGCGGATCCGGGCCAAAAACCAGAAGGTGGCGGTTCTGGTACTGACGATGTTTGACCGCGACGAATACTTGTATGAATCCATTCGGGCGGGGGCGACCGGGTATTTGCTGAAAGATGCTCCGTCTTCCGATGTGATTGAAGCGATTCGTTCGGCTGCCAAGGGTGAATCGATTCTTCATCCGGTGATGGCACGGAAATTGTTAGACAACATCAGCGGTGAGAAAAAAGCAGACCGCGGGTCGGGTGACGATTCGCTGACACCGCGGGAGTTGGATGTATTGCAGCTGATGGTAAAAGGGCTGTCCAACAAAGAGATCGCTGAACAATTGTTCATCAGTGATAAAACAGTAAAAATACATGTGAGTAACATTTTGAAGAAATTACGGGTGAAGAGCCGTTCGCAGGCTATTATTTACGCCATACAACATGAGCTGGTCTTGCTGGATTAA
- a CDS encoding ABC transporter permease codes for MRGAQSKAHAAYLKKMRTKEIAVTTCRLAILIAFVAGWEWGARSGLLDPFIFSSPGRIVETFVQMWVEGGLWKDIGITVSETVLGFILGTGAGTALATLIWYSPFLSRVLDPYLVVLNSMPKVALGPLFIVTIGAGFGSILAMAIAITIIITTLVMYSSFQSVGQEFLQLARSFGATRGQVFRKIIFPASIPDLIAALKVNVGLAWVGVIVGEFLVSKAGLGHLIIYGFQVFNLTLVMMSLVIVALIATAMYEAVSRMEKRLLRHRQLD; via the coding sequence ATGCGGGGGGCTCAATCGAAAGCCCACGCTGCCTATTTGAAAAAGATGAGAACAAAAGAAATCGCCGTCACCACTTGCCGTCTTGCCATCTTGATCGCTTTCGTGGCGGGGTGGGAGTGGGGAGCTCGAAGCGGCCTGCTGGATCCTTTCATTTTTAGCAGCCCGGGCCGGATCGTAGAAACATTTGTCCAGATGTGGGTCGAGGGCGGATTGTGGAAAGATATCGGCATCACTGTATCCGAAACCGTACTGGGGTTCATCTTGGGCACCGGAGCGGGAACCGCCTTGGCCACCCTGATCTGGTACTCCCCTTTTCTTTCCCGAGTACTGGACCCGTACCTGGTCGTCTTAAACAGCATGCCCAAAGTGGCCTTGGGTCCCCTTTTCATCGTCACCATCGGGGCCGGCTTCGGCTCCATCCTCGCTATGGCGATCGCCATCACCATTATCATTACCACATTAGTGATGTACTCCAGCTTTCAAAGCGTGGGACAGGAATTTTTGCAGCTGGCACGATCCTTCGGGGCCACCCGTGGCCAGGTTTTCCGCAAGATTATTTTTCCCGCATCGATCCCCGACCTGATCGCCGCGTTGAAGGTGAATGTGGGCCTTGCGTGGGTGGGGGTAATCGTGGGTGAATTCCTCGTCTCCAAAGCTGGACTGGGCCATCTCATCATCTATGGGTTCCAGGTCTTTAACCTCACACTGGTGATGATGAGCCTGGTGATTGTCGCCCTGATTGCCACCGCTATGTATGAAGCCGTTTCCCGTATGGAGAAACGGCTTCTGCGACACCGCCAGCTGGACTAA
- the lonB gene encoding ATP-dependent protease LonB produces MNWTVLIMMLQVFFSVVIGLYFWNLLKNQQSNRSAVDRESRKEMDKLRKMRSISLTEPLSEKTRPSTFNEIVGQTEGLRALKAALCGPNPQHVIIYGPPGVGKTAAARVILEEAKKNPQSPFNHQSKFVELDATTARFDERGIADPLIGSVHDPIYQGAGAMGMAGIPQPKPGAVSKAHGGMLFIDEIGELHPIQMNKLLKVLEDRKVFFESAYYSSEDTNTPSHIHDIFQNGLPADFRMVGATTRTPEEIPAAIRSRCMEIFFRPLLPAEISRIARQAIKRMDFTFEDEAVQVIQKYASNGREAVNIVQTAGGIALTEERKGIKAADVEWVVHNSQLSPRPDKKVPERSQPGLVNGLAVFGPNMGTLLEIEVTAIPVSEGGEGSIRLTGMVDEEEMGGRQRTLRRKSMARSSVENVLTVLRRTDINPYAYHLHVNFPGGVPLDGPSAGVTMATAIYSAIKGVSVDNKLAMTGELSIHGKVKPVGGVVAKVEAAKQAGANRVLIPAENMQAIFESWEGIQVIPVQTVEEVLRLSCRQEEKVEEETLVPATASVLTATGAPVG; encoded by the coding sequence ATGAACTGGACAGTCTTGATCATGATGCTCCAGGTATTCTTTTCGGTTGTAATCGGCCTTTATTTCTGGAATTTGTTGAAAAACCAACAATCCAATCGTTCAGCCGTAGACCGAGAATCACGCAAGGAGATGGATAAATTGCGGAAAATGCGCAGTATCTCCTTGACAGAGCCATTATCAGAAAAGACGAGACCCTCGACTTTCAATGAGATCGTAGGTCAAACCGAAGGGTTGCGCGCTCTTAAAGCGGCCTTGTGCGGCCCCAACCCTCAGCACGTGATCATCTATGGGCCGCCAGGAGTGGGAAAAACGGCGGCGGCACGGGTTATTCTGGAGGAGGCGAAAAAAAATCCACAATCGCCTTTTAATCATCAGTCCAAATTTGTGGAATTGGATGCGACAACAGCTCGGTTTGATGAACGAGGAATTGCGGATCCGTTGATTGGTTCGGTTCACGATCCCATCTATCAAGGGGCAGGAGCCATGGGAATGGCCGGCATCCCCCAACCGAAACCGGGTGCTGTCTCCAAAGCTCATGGCGGGATGCTTTTTATTGATGAGATCGGTGAACTTCATCCCATTCAAATGAACAAATTGTTAAAGGTGCTGGAGGATCGGAAAGTTTTCTTCGAAAGCGCGTATTACAGCTCGGAAGACACCAACACACCCAGTCATATCCATGATATTTTTCAAAATGGACTGCCTGCCGATTTTCGTATGGTGGGAGCCACTACGCGGACACCAGAGGAAATTCCGGCAGCGATTCGCTCCCGCTGCATGGAGATTTTTTTCCGGCCTCTGTTGCCGGCGGAAATTTCCCGTATTGCGCGGCAAGCGATCAAACGAATGGACTTTACATTCGAAGATGAGGCTGTCCAGGTGATTCAAAAATACGCCAGCAACGGTCGGGAAGCCGTCAATATCGTTCAAACCGCAGGCGGAATTGCTCTGACAGAAGAACGAAAGGGCATCAAAGCGGCCGATGTGGAGTGGGTGGTCCACAACAGTCAGTTGTCCCCCCGTCCGGATAAGAAAGTTCCCGAACGTTCGCAGCCTGGATTGGTAAACGGGTTGGCTGTGTTTGGTCCCAACATGGGAACGCTTCTGGAAATTGAGGTGACGGCCATTCCGGTTTCGGAAGGGGGAGAAGGAAGCATCCGGCTGACAGGGATGGTGGATGAAGAGGAAATGGGGGGGCGTCAACGAACCCTTCGCCGAAAAAGCATGGCCCGCAGTTCGGTTGAAAACGTGTTGACCGTTCTCCGCCGTACGGACATCAATCCTTACGCCTATCACCTGCATGTTAACTTTCCGGGTGGAGTACCACTGGACGGTCCATCGGCTGGTGTGACGATGGCCACCGCCATATATTCCGCCATCAAGGGCGTCTCCGTCGACAATAAACTGGCGATGACGGGAGAATTATCGATCCATGGCAAGGTAAAGCCGGTGGGCGGCGTCGTTGCCAAAGTGGAGGCGGCCAAACAAGCGGGGGCGAATCGAGTCCTGATTCCTGCTGAAAATATGCAAGCCATTTTTGAGTCCTGGGAAGGGATTCAAGTCATTCCCGTACAAACGGTGGAGGAAGTGCTGCGCTTATCGTGCCGGCAAGAAGAGAAGGTTGAGGAAGAAACGCTTGTTCCGGCCACTGCAAGCGTGCTGACCGCCACAGGTGCTCCGGTAGGATGA
- a CDS encoding GAF domain-containing sensor histidine kinase, which translates to MKRKFGLERVSRWLVVFAAWSWAVVSFLYQGDSHWSVFHLLTLTALLLFTEFFPLPGHEGRVTVHFPFLFAISTMYSTGVAGIVYTAIVLSVTWMMKHSLIRAAFRTGYTILGLFAVQLFLDGVGDGWMEQGGVAWPALAVTVVILLYEGTSKGIRDGIEYLRPRPRKALLWINNGRLELGSALVSLFYCLAYYGMLHQGRDMDSWAFLFFFTPLAAFAVLSHVIARLIRKERKLKLLFLLTTHINKDLNLKKVLKQTLHPLSKVIHYHYGIGYLLREGRLYPAVTAGDVPESLKRQSQPLNRGLNGWVASHGLPALVHHAQTDPRCHSDLEDNEEIRSMLAVPLEMDGEVLGVITLGKNEERGFEEVDLHFLQVLASQTVVAIKNARLIDERERRVVAEERNRLAREIHDGIAQSFAGVLMKVESSRKIFDTQPEQVKAWLEESEEKLRHGLKEVRHSITTLRPSPAAQIGLIPALTRRVEAFEHETEVKGIFTCKGNQVPLEPEVGEAIYMVCHEALSNAAKHAQASRVHVTLHYEPDEVRLTVEDDGLGFSLAKAVYKAEAQKRYGIVGMNERAQQLGAALHFDSEEGKGTRVVLTIPIGEEEEAAVHAHSSTFGG; encoded by the coding sequence ATGAAACGGAAGTTTGGATTGGAACGGGTGTCGCGATGGCTGGTGGTGTTCGCCGCCTGGTCCTGGGCCGTTGTTTCGTTTCTTTACCAGGGCGATTCCCACTGGAGTGTTTTCCACCTGCTTACCTTGACAGCGTTGTTGCTGTTTACGGAATTTTTTCCTTTACCCGGTCATGAAGGACGAGTGACGGTCCACTTTCCTTTTTTATTTGCGATTAGCACCATGTACTCGACGGGTGTGGCGGGGATTGTGTATACTGCGATCGTCCTGTCTGTAACATGGATGATGAAGCATTCATTGATCCGGGCGGCATTTCGGACGGGATACACTATTTTAGGCTTGTTTGCCGTCCAGCTGTTCCTGGATGGGGTCGGGGACGGATGGATGGAACAGGGAGGAGTGGCGTGGCCGGCATTGGCTGTTACCGTTGTCATCCTTCTTTATGAAGGGACCAGCAAGGGGATTCGGGACGGAATCGAGTACTTGCGTCCACGCCCGCGGAAAGCGTTGCTGTGGATCAACAATGGCCGGCTGGAATTGGGCTCTGCCCTGGTATCCCTGTTTTATTGTCTGGCTTATTACGGGATGCTGCATCAAGGGCGGGACATGGATTCATGGGCGTTTCTTTTTTTCTTCACCCCTTTGGCGGCCTTTGCGGTGTTGTCTCATGTGATCGCCCGCTTGATTCGCAAAGAGCGAAAATTGAAGCTGCTGTTTTTGTTGACGACTCATATCAACAAAGACCTGAACTTGAAGAAGGTATTGAAACAAACGCTTCATCCATTATCCAAGGTGATTCATTATCATTACGGAATCGGATATTTATTGCGTGAGGGACGTCTGTATCCGGCTGTCACCGCCGGGGATGTCCCTGAGTCATTGAAGAGGCAATCCCAACCGCTGAACCGGGGGCTGAACGGTTGGGTGGCCTCCCATGGCTTGCCCGCCCTGGTCCATCATGCCCAGACGGACCCTCGCTGCCATTCGGATTTGGAAGATAATGAAGAGATCCGTTCCATGCTGGCGGTACCGTTGGAGATGGACGGGGAGGTACTGGGCGTCATTACCTTGGGGAAAAACGAAGAACGCGGGTTTGAGGAAGTGGATCTTCATTTCTTGCAGGTGTTGGCCAGTCAAACCGTGGTTGCCATCAAAAACGCCCGTCTGATTGACGAGCGGGAGCGGCGCGTAGTGGCAGAGGAGCGCAACCGTCTGGCCAGGGAGATTCATGACGGGATCGCTCAATCCTTTGCCGGCGTGTTGATGAAAGTGGAGTCCTCTCGTAAGATTTTTGACACGCAGCCGGAGCAGGTGAAAGCGTGGCTGGAGGAAAGTGAGGAGAAGCTTAGACACGGATTAAAAGAAGTGCGCCATTCCATTACTACCCTTCGGCCATCCCCTGCTGCCCAAATCGGTCTGATTCCGGCTTTGACCCGGCGGGTGGAAGCCTTTGAACATGAAACCGAAGTGAAAGGGATCTTTACCTGCAAAGGAAACCAGGTGCCACTGGAACCCGAAGTGGGGGAAGCCATCTATATGGTGTGCCACGAGGCGCTCAGCAACGCGGCAAAACATGCTCAGGCAAGCCGGGTGCACGTTACACTTCACTATGAACCCGACGAAGTGCGGTTGACAGTGGAGGATGACGGCCTTGGGTTTTCACTGGCCAAAGCGGTTTATAAAGCCGAAGCACAAAAGCGGTACGGGATTGTTGGAATGAACGAACGAGCACAGCAGTTGGGTGCGGCTCTGCATTTTGACAGTGAAGAAGGGAAAGGGACCCGTGTGGTGCTGACCATCCCGATCGGGGAAGAGGAGGAGGCTGCTGTTCATGCCCATTCAAGTACTTTTGGTGGATGA
- the map gene encoding type I methionyl aminopeptidase, protein MSLIKTDDQIEAMARAGRLLAACHREIAKRIAPGVTTLEIDAWVEAFLKRHDATPEQKGYMGYPYATCASVNEVICHGMPANDPLEKGDIVTIDMVVNLDGWLADSAWTYGVGPLSPVARSLMKTTHDALQAGIRKAIPGNRVGHISHTIQTLAEKKGFSVVRQFIGHGIGRRIHEEPPVPHFGPPNSGKILKAGMVITIEPMLTTGSWQAVIDKDSWTARTRDGSLSAQYEHTVAITSNGPRILTDQNS, encoded by the coding sequence ATGAGCCTGATCAAAACCGATGATCAAATCGAGGCCATGGCCAGAGCGGGTCGGCTGCTGGCCGCCTGCCACCGGGAAATAGCCAAACGCATCGCTCCCGGCGTTACCACACTGGAGATTGACGCATGGGTGGAAGCCTTTTTGAAACGTCACGACGCCACCCCGGAACAGAAAGGATACATGGGGTATCCCTATGCCACCTGCGCCTCCGTCAACGAAGTGATTTGCCATGGCATGCCAGCGAATGATCCGCTGGAAAAGGGTGATATCGTGACCATCGACATGGTGGTCAACCTGGACGGTTGGCTGGCCGATTCTGCCTGGACCTACGGAGTCGGCCCCCTTTCTCCGGTTGCACGCTCCCTGATGAAAACCACCCATGATGCATTACAGGCTGGCATTCGGAAAGCGATACCCGGAAACAGGGTCGGTCACATCTCACACACCATTCAAACACTGGCGGAGAAGAAAGGATTTTCTGTCGTCCGCCAGTTTATCGGCCACGGGATCGGTCGTCGCATCCACGAAGAGCCTCCCGTTCCCCATTTTGGCCCGCCAAACAGCGGGAAGATCTTGAAAGCGGGGATGGTGATTACCATCGAACCCATGCTGACCACCGGCTCCTGGCAGGCTGTCATCGATAAGGACAGCTGGACGGCACGCACCCGCGACGGCAGTCTCTCCGCCCAATATGAACACACGGTCGCCATCACAAGCAACGGTCCCCGCATCTTAACGGATCAGAACAGTTAA
- the yihA gene encoding ribosome biogenesis GTP-binding protein YihA/YsxC, giving the protein MKVTQAEIVISAVRPEQYPEDALPEIALAGRSNVGKSSLINRLINRKNLARTSSKPGKTQTINFYRINEELYFADMPGYGFARVSKAMRAAWGRMVENYLTQRQNLVGVIQLIDLRHPPTRDDQDMYEWLKHHDMPVIVVATKADKISKGHWPKHRKQVKEGLSLASEDPLILFSAQTGQGKEEVWRAIGDRLRDRGAQ; this is encoded by the coding sequence ATGAAAGTAACCCAAGCTGAAATTGTGATCAGTGCTGTTCGACCGGAACAATACCCCGAGGACGCCCTGCCGGAGATCGCTCTGGCCGGGCGTTCCAATGTGGGGAAATCTTCCTTGATCAATCGTCTGATCAACCGCAAGAACCTGGCCCGTACCAGTTCCAAGCCGGGGAAAACGCAAACAATCAATTTTTATCGCATTAATGAAGAACTCTATTTCGCTGATATGCCCGGCTATGGGTTTGCCCGTGTTTCCAAAGCGATGAGAGCGGCTTGGGGTCGTATGGTGGAAAATTACCTGACCCAGCGTCAAAATTTGGTCGGGGTGATTCAACTCATCGATTTGCGGCATCCGCCGACGCGGGATGACCAGGATATGTACGAATGGTTGAAACACCACGACATGCCGGTCATTGTGGTGGCTACCAAAGCGGATAAAATCAGTAAAGGGCATTGGCCTAAACACCGCAAACAAGTGAAGGAAGGGCTGTCCCTGGCATCGGAAGACCCGCTAATTCTATTCTCAGCCCAGACAGGACAAGGGAAGGAAGAAGTTTGGCGTGCCATCGGCGACCGCCTGCGAGATCGAGGAGCGCAGTGA
- the lon gene encoding endopeptidase La has product MAVKEEERVLPLLPLRGLLVYPNMVLHLDVGRDRSVKALEQAMVDDDLILLATQHEVQMEDPAPDEIYKVGTIARVRQMLKLPNGTIRVLVEGLHRARLLEFMESDAYYRVRVSEVVQEEVDDINVEALMRSVLDHFEQYLRLSKKVSPETLSAVSDIDEPGRLADVIASHLPLKIEDKQRILETVDIRERLDTLLSILNDEREVLELERKISQRVKKQMEKTQKEYYLREQMKAIQRELGEKEGRLGEVEELRSKLEQLSAPDEVKEKVEKELQRLEKIPTTSAEGGVIRTYVEWLLELPWDKETEDDLDLTAAEKILDEDHYGLEKTKERVLEYLAVQKMVKRLKGPILCLVGPPGVGKTSMGRSIARALGRSFVRVSLGGVRDEAEIRGHRRTYVGAMPGRIIQGIKTAGTSNPVFLLDEIDKMAMDFRGDPASALLEVLDPEQNQSFSDHYIELPYDLSKVMFITTANAAHQIPRPLLDRMEMIHISGYTEIEKEKIAREYLIPKQVKEHGLTKEKLQIHTDAIQKVIRHYTREAGVRNLERAMGNLARKAAKQLVSKEKKKVVVTANNLPQFLGPEKFRYGKAEETDQVGAATGLAWTAAGGDTLTIEVSVLPGKGKLTLTGKLGDVMKESAQAAFSYIRSRSEQLNIDPDFHEKHDIHIHVPEGAIPKDGPSAGITMATALVSALTEIPVSRHVGMTGEVTLRGRVLPIGGLKEKSLSAHRAGLTHILIPEDNRKDLEEIPPSVRESLKITPVTHMDEVLKLALVRDSNESNPS; this is encoded by the coding sequence ATGGCTGTTAAAGAGGAGGAGCGTGTACTGCCGTTGCTGCCCCTTCGCGGTTTGCTGGTCTACCCCAATATGGTGTTGCATTTGGACGTCGGCCGCGATCGCTCTGTTAAGGCATTGGAGCAGGCGATGGTGGATGATGATTTGATTCTCCTTGCGACGCAGCATGAAGTCCAGATGGAGGATCCGGCACCGGATGAGATTTACAAAGTGGGAACCATCGCGAGGGTAAGGCAAATGCTGAAATTGCCCAACGGGACCATCCGGGTGTTGGTCGAGGGCTTGCACCGGGCTCGATTGTTGGAATTCATGGAGTCGGATGCTTATTATCGCGTGCGCGTCAGCGAGGTTGTGCAAGAAGAAGTGGACGACATCAATGTGGAGGCGTTGATGCGCTCGGTTCTGGACCATTTTGAGCAATACTTGCGCCTGTCGAAGAAGGTTTCTCCGGAAACCTTGTCGGCGGTTTCTGATATTGATGAACCCGGCCGTCTGGCTGACGTCATTGCTTCCCATCTGCCGCTGAAGATCGAGGATAAACAACGCATTCTAGAGACGGTGGATATCCGTGAACGGTTGGATACACTTCTGTCCATCTTGAACGATGAGCGGGAAGTGTTAGAGCTGGAACGTAAGATTTCACAGCGGGTCAAAAAACAGATGGAAAAAACGCAGAAAGAGTATTATCTGCGAGAACAGATGAAAGCCATTCAGCGGGAACTGGGAGAAAAAGAGGGCCGACTGGGAGAAGTGGAAGAACTTCGCAGCAAGTTGGAGCAACTTTCCGCTCCCGATGAAGTAAAGGAGAAAGTGGAAAAAGAGCTGCAGCGATTGGAGAAGATCCCCACAACATCCGCTGAAGGCGGCGTCATTCGCACCTATGTGGAGTGGCTGTTGGAATTACCTTGGGATAAGGAAACCGAGGACGATCTGGACCTGACTGCGGCGGAAAAAATACTGGATGAAGATCATTATGGCTTGGAAAAAACCAAGGAACGCGTGTTAGAATACCTGGCTGTACAAAAAATGGTGAAGCGGTTGAAGGGCCCCATTCTCTGTTTGGTAGGACCTCCCGGTGTGGGAAAAACCTCGATGGGGCGTTCCATCGCACGAGCATTGGGACGCAGCTTTGTCCGCGTTTCTCTGGGCGGGGTGCGAGATGAAGCGGAAATACGCGGCCACCGCCGAACCTATGTGGGTGCCATGCCAGGACGGATCATTCAGGGGATTAAGACTGCCGGGACATCGAATCCGGTCTTTCTCTTGGATGAGATCGATAAAATGGCGATGGATTTCCGAGGGGATCCTGCTTCCGCATTGTTGGAGGTGCTGGATCCGGAACAGAATCAGTCCTTCAGTGATCACTACATCGAGCTGCCGTACGACCTGAGCAAGGTGATGTTTATCACAACGGCCAATGCGGCACATCAAATTCCGCGTCCGCTCCTGGACCGGATGGAGATGATTCACATCTCCGGATACACGGAGATTGAGAAGGAGAAAATCGCCCGAGAATATCTGATTCCCAAGCAAGTAAAGGAACATGGATTAACCAAGGAAAAGTTGCAGATCCATACGGACGCGATTCAAAAAGTGATCCGCCATTATACACGTGAAGCGGGAGTTCGCAACCTGGAAAGGGCCATGGGAAACCTTGCCCGTAAAGCGGCGAAACAATTGGTTTCTAAAGAAAAGAAAAAAGTGGTGGTTACCGCTAACAATCTTCCGCAATTCCTGGGACCGGAGAAATTCCGTTACGGTAAGGCAGAGGAGACGGATCAGGTGGGAGCGGCTACCGGACTAGCATGGACGGCCGCCGGCGGAGACACCCTCACAATTGAAGTGTCCGTGCTGCCGGGAAAAGGAAAGCTCACCCTGACCGGAAAACTGGGAGATGTGATGAAAGAATCGGCTCAGGCCGCCTTCAGCTATATTCGCTCCCGGAGCGAGCAGTTGAATATTGATCCGGATTTTCATGAAAAACATGATATACACATTCACGTGCCGGAAGGAGCGATCCCCAAAGACGGGCCCTCCGCGGGAATTACGATGGCCACGGCTTTGGTGTCGGCTCTGACGGAGATTCCGGTCTCCCGTCATGTGGGTATGACAGGGGAAGTCACCTTGCGTGGACGTGTATTGCCCATCGGCGGACTGAAAGAGAAATCCCTTAGTGCCCATCGAGCCGGTTTAACGCATATCCTGATCCCGGAAGACAACCGAAAAGATTTGGAGGAGATTCCCCCCAGCGTGAGAGAATCTCTGAAAATCACTCCAGTTACTCATATGGATGAAGTCTTGAAGTTAGCGTTGGTGAGGGATTCTAATGAAAGTAACCCAAGCTGA